From one Lycium ferocissimum isolate CSIRO_LF1 chromosome 7, AGI_CSIRO_Lferr_CH_V1, whole genome shotgun sequence genomic stretch:
- the LOC132064379 gene encoding transcription factor bHLH149: MSSSSTISNPDANSNRTRESKRKKRRKIEVEPQNTNLDQSKWRTDTEQQIYSSKLLQALRQVRRSNDSPSRAIRETADRVLAVTAKGRSRWSRAILTGRLSLRLSQINKKHKRAKLNSGNNIKSRKPVVKKRLPALQRKVRVLGRLVPGCQKLPFPNLLEETTDYISALEMQIRAMTFLTGLLSAGGTADQLG, encoded by the coding sequence ATGTCGTCATCTTCAACCATCTCGAATCCCGATGCAAACTCCAATCGCACACGAGAATCAAAGCgcaaaaagagaagaaaaatcgaAGTTGAACCACAAAACACAAACCTTGATCAATCTAAGTGGAGAACTGATACAGAACAACAGATCTACTCTTCTAAGCTTCTCCAAGCACTCCGTCAAGTTCGCCGGAGTAACGACAGTCCGTCACGCGCCATCAGGGAAACCGCCGATAGAGTACTCGCTGTTACAGCAAAAGGACGGAGTCGTTGGAGTAGAGCTATTCTAACCGGTCGGCTTAGCTTAAGGCTTAGCCAAATCAATAAAAAGCATAAGAGAGCTAAGCTGAATAGCGGTAATAATATAAAGTCGAGAAAACCAGTGGTGAAGAAGAGATTACCGGCTTTGCAACGGAAAGTTCGTGTTCTAGGCCGTTTAGTTCCAGGCTGTCAGAAACTACCGTTTCCGAACCTTCTAGAAGAAACTACTGATTATATATCAGCTTTAGAGATGCAAATCCGAGCCATGACTTTTCTCACCGGTCTCCTTAGCGCCGGTGGAACAGCCGATCAGCTCGGCTAA